The proteins below are encoded in one region of Winogradskyella helgolandensis:
- a CDS encoding sulfite exporter TauE/SafE family protein, which translates to MLVSALILGLLGSLHCVGMCGPIAFMLPVDRSNSFKKVSQIGMYHFGRLLAYSIIGLVFGLVGKSFSLFGIQQQLSIIIGVLMIVIVLLPHHIIGKYNLSKPLYKAISKVKSSLGKALKKKTADTFLTIGFLNGFLPCGLVYMAVFGAVATGSLLEGSLYMVLFGIGTIPLMTSAIYLGKFLNTTIKQRIQKAIPVFVVVIGLLFILRGLGLGIPYLSPAPMIEMTSSAIECH; encoded by the coding sequence ATGTTAGTATCGGCTCTCATACTAGGATTATTAGGAAGTTTGCACTGCGTTGGTATGTGTGGCCCTATTGCCTTTATGTTGCCAGTAGATCGGTCTAATTCATTTAAAAAAGTAAGTCAAATTGGTATGTACCATTTTGGTAGATTGTTGGCTTATAGTATTATTGGTTTAGTTTTTGGCCTTGTTGGCAAAAGCTTTTCTCTTTTTGGCATACAACAACAGCTCTCTATTATTATTGGAGTTTTAATGATTGTTATTGTGCTTTTACCACACCATATTATTGGTAAATACAACTTATCAAAACCACTTTACAAAGCTATTTCAAAAGTAAAATCCTCTTTAGGCAAAGCCTTAAAAAAGAAAACAGCAGACACGTTTTTAACTATTGGATTTCTCAACGGATTTCTACCCTGTGGTTTAGTTTATATGGCCGTTTTTGGAGCGGTTGCAACGGGTAGCTTATTAGAAGGCAGTTTGTATATGGTGTTATTTGGGATTGGTACTATTCCATTAATGACTTCGGCCATATATTTAGGTAAGTTTTTAAACACGACTATTAAACAACGTATTCAAAAAGCCATTCCTGTGTTCGTCGTAGTTATTGGTTTATTATTTATACTACGTGGACTCGGTTTAGGAATTCCTTACCTCTCACCTGCTCCAATGATAGAAATGACTTCTAGTGCTATTGAGTGTCATTAA
- a CDS encoding FixH family protein yields the protein MKINWGTAIVIAFVCFISFIMYFVITMSTDTKYEHDLVIEDYYGQELQFQADIDHEENANHLKTNVLLKKTNDGVIITFPEDLDIQNITGTVFLYRPSNKQLDFETTISLSNHNLLIPDKRLLDGRWNIKVDWKYNTNSYLFKKEITY from the coding sequence ATGAAAATAAATTGGGGAACAGCAATCGTCATTGCATTTGTATGTTTTATTTCATTCATAATGTATTTTGTAATCACTATGAGTACGGATACAAAATACGAGCATGATTTAGTGATTGAAGATTATTACGGACAAGAGCTTCAATTTCAAGCTGATATTGATCATGAAGAAAATGCAAACCATTTAAAAACGAACGTTTTATTGAAAAAAACTAATGATGGCGTAATCATTACATTTCCAGAAGATTTAGATATTCAAAATATAACAGGTACAGTGTTCCTATACAGACCATCTAACAAACAATTAGATTTTGAAACAACGATTTCATTGTCTAACCACAATTTGCTCATACCTGACAAACGTTTGTTGGATGGTCGATGGAACATTAAAGTAGACTGGAAATATAACACAAATTCTTATCTCTTTAAAAAAGAAATTACCTATTAA
- a CDS encoding universal stress protein, producing the protein MNKIIVPVDFSEHSEFALEAAAGIAHKFGAELIVLHMLELSNAIVSSANESLQQEAIYYLKLAEQKFDDFLDKPYLEGLKVHPIVKQFKVWSEVNKVATENNAQLIVMGSQGASGIKEVLVGSNTQKVVRYADVPVLVIKHNPILMDFENGVFASDFSEEAIAPYLKAKDTFNSLGIFMHLVYVNSPDGSFRSSSEIDQRVSHFLEKADGDLRHIDDINVVSDYSIEKGILNFANVIGADLIAVATHGRKGLAHFFEGSVSEDIANHSTLPVMTFKI; encoded by the coding sequence ATGAATAAAATTATTGTTCCAGTCGATTTTTCAGAACATTCAGAATTTGCGCTCGAAGCAGCAGCTGGGATAGCACATAAATTTGGGGCTGAACTTATTGTTTTGCATATGTTAGAATTGTCTAATGCAATTGTTTCATCTGCAAATGAATCATTACAACAAGAAGCTATTTATTATTTAAAACTTGCGGAGCAAAAGTTTGACGATTTTTTAGATAAACCCTATTTAGAAGGTCTTAAAGTGCATCCTATTGTGAAGCAATTTAAAGTGTGGAGCGAAGTCAACAAGGTTGCCACCGAAAATAATGCTCAACTTATAGTTATGGGTTCGCAAGGTGCTAGTGGTATAAAAGAGGTTTTAGTTGGTTCTAATACACAAAAAGTGGTGCGGTATGCCGATGTGCCTGTTTTGGTTATAAAGCACAATCCCATTCTAATGGATTTTGAAAATGGTGTTTTTGCTAGTGATTTTTCAGAAGAAGCGATTGCGCCATACCTAAAAGCAAAAGACACTTTTAATTCGCTCGGAATTTTTATGCACTTGGTGTATGTAAATTCACCAGATGGTAGCTTTAGAAGTTCTTCGGAAATAGACCAGCGTGTGTCTCATTTTTTGGAAAAGGCTGATGGAGACTTGAGGCATATAGATGATATTAATGTGGTTTCGGATTATTCCATAGAAAAAGGTATTCTTAATTTTGCTAATGTTATTGGTGCAGACCTTATTGCTGTAGCAACACACGGAAGAAAAGGATTGGCACATTTCTTTGAGGGTAGTGTTTCAGAAGATATTGCAAATCACTCTACCTTACCAGTTATGACTTTTAAAATATAG